The proteins below are encoded in one region of Bremerella sp. P1:
- a CDS encoding RrF2 family transcriptional regulator, protein MTVSAKTEYACIAMIELAARYESGQPARLREIVEAQGIPQPFLVQIMAQLKAAGLVLTSRGAAGGYRLAQAPDRISLADIFQVIEGNGDQTESNLQKPTPATEALCGVWGQICQARTKILEEVTLANLAARVAEQPDEMFYI, encoded by the coding sequence ATGACAGTCTCGGCGAAAACCGAATACGCGTGCATCGCGATGATCGAACTCGCTGCCCGATATGAATCGGGACAGCCGGCTCGACTGCGCGAGATCGTCGAGGCCCAAGGTATTCCCCAGCCGTTTCTCGTGCAGATCATGGCTCAGCTCAAAGCGGCCGGACTGGTGCTGACCTCGCGCGGTGCCGCCGGCGGCTATCGGTTAGCCCAAGCCCCCGATCGCATCAGCCTGGCTGATATCTTTCAGGTCATCGAAGGCAACGGCGACCAGACCGAGTCGAACCTACAGAAGCCTACGCCAGCGACCGAAGCATTGTGCGGTGTGTGGGGGCAAATTTGCCAGGCACGCACAAAAATTCTGGAAGAGGTTACACTGGCTAACCTGGCGGCACGCGTTGCCGAACAACCCGACGAAATGTTCTACATCTAG
- a CDS encoding cation:proton antiporter — protein sequence MEPLEILALNLIVILAAGFVSGAFCRYYHLSTIVGYLVAGAIIGDGGLQILHTENHDLKHLAEMGALFLLFSIGTEISWEELKHVGPWILIAGFIQLIAVSVPASFLFAMIGIPWQGAALLGAAVALSSTVLVFRALHELNVASAPAGIRSVGILLFQDMAIVPLMLAVPLLAATGENSSYEFIRLAIVSLLFVTTIPVLAFVTHRFALPLFSMLRSRELLLLFALALLGGGCFVAHMLGLPAAFGAFGAGLILGGNRFTQQVDALTLPFRESFAAVFFISLGGLLDIQALLRDPMLVLIGFPLIIAVKTIGAGLALKLSGMNWKVALLMGLGLSQVGELSFLLLSEGMEAELIDETHYNQMLVLAIGTMILTPGLIKWGVRKLRDETALHVKKEEKPIEAREQIREAVIIGVGPVARQVASRIETSGADVRFIDLNSVNTYPLVQAGFRAVTGDATKRKTLEEAEIAHANLALVAVPDDEASVQIVKSIRAMNRHCTILARCRYQRNRERLHLVGADYVTDEESQTALQLIGMIEKLAESESF from the coding sequence GTGGAACCGCTTGAAATTCTGGCATTGAACCTGATCGTTATCCTGGCAGCAGGTTTCGTGTCGGGTGCGTTTTGTCGGTATTACCACCTTTCGACGATCGTTGGTTACCTGGTCGCTGGTGCTATCATCGGCGACGGCGGACTGCAGATCCTGCATACCGAGAACCACGACCTGAAGCACTTGGCGGAAATGGGGGCCCTGTTCCTCCTGTTTTCGATCGGGACGGAAATCTCGTGGGAAGAGCTGAAGCACGTCGGGCCGTGGATCTTGATTGCCGGCTTTATCCAGCTGATCGCTGTCAGTGTGCCGGCCAGCTTTTTATTCGCCATGATTGGCATTCCCTGGCAAGGAGCCGCGCTTCTGGGGGCGGCCGTGGCGCTCAGTTCGACGGTGCTCGTCTTCCGAGCCCTGCACGAGTTGAACGTGGCTTCCGCGCCGGCTGGTATTCGCAGCGTGGGGATCCTGCTGTTTCAAGATATGGCAATCGTCCCCTTGATGTTAGCCGTGCCGCTTTTGGCCGCTACCGGCGAGAACTCCAGCTACGAGTTCATCCGTCTGGCGATCGTGTCGCTGTTATTCGTGACGACGATCCCGGTTCTGGCGTTCGTGACCCATCGCTTCGCGTTGCCGCTGTTCTCGATGCTTCGCAGTCGTGAGTTGCTGCTGCTATTCGCGTTGGCCCTGCTGGGTGGCGGCTGCTTCGTGGCCCACATGCTGGGACTTCCGGCCGCGTTTGGGGCATTTGGGGCCGGGCTGATCCTCGGTGGAAATCGCTTCACGCAGCAGGTCGATGCTCTGACGCTGCCGTTTCGCGAAAGTTTTGCGGCGGTGTTCTTTATCTCATTGGGTGGCTTGCTCGACATTCAAGCGCTGCTCCGCGATCCCATGTTGGTGCTGATCGGTTTCCCATTGATCATCGCCGTGAAAACGATTGGGGCTGGTCTCGCGTTGAAGCTTTCCGGCATGAATTGGAAGGTTGCCTTGCTGATGGGGTTGGGCCTGTCGCAGGTGGGTGAATTGAGCTTCCTGCTTTTGTCGGAAGGGATGGAAGCGGAACTCATCGACGAGACACATTACAACCAGATGCTGGTCCTGGCGATCGGTACGATGATTCTGACCCCCGGCCTAATCAAGTGGGGCGTGCGCAAGCTAAGGGACGAAACGGCCCTGCACGTCAAGAAGGAAGAGAAGCCGATCGAAGCCCGTGAACAAATTCGCGAGGCGGTCATCATCGGCGTGGGACCGGTTGCCCGGCAGGTCGCTTCGCGGATTGAGACTTCCGGGGCTGATGTGCGTTTTATCGACCTGAACTCGGTGAATACCTATCCCTTGGTACAAGCTGGCTTCCGAGCTGTTACCGGTGATGCGACCAAACGCAAAACGCTGGAAGAAGCTGAAATCGCCCACGCCAACCTGGCATTGGTTGCCGTGCCGGACGATGAAGCTTCGGTGCAGATCGTCAAATCGATCCGCGCAATGAACCGCCACTGCACGATCCTGGCTCGTTGCCGGTACCAACGCAATCGCGAACGTCTGCACCTGGTGGGGGCCGACTACGTCACCGACGAAGAATCGCAAACGGCCCTGCAACTGATCGGGATGATTGAAAAGCTGGCCGAGAGCGAGTCGTTTTAA
- a CDS encoding rhamnulokinase, producing the protein MSNKTYLAVDLGASSGRVLGGRFDGTKLELEEIHRFENGPVAFAGHLHWDLLKLWQNIKDGLTAAGTKFGRDISSIGVDTWGVDFALLGNNDELLGNPYHYRDPRTNGIFDRAFAKVSREEIFAETGLQFMEINTLYQLIAMRESNSSILDSAKSFLMMPDMFHWLLTGEKGNELTNATTTQLFNPVTKQWSQKLIDGFNLPGHIFGEIVDPGTVVGPLRETVLEQIGLSGTKVVRPGTHDTASAVVAVPAKSSPGQMPNWCYISSGTWSLMGVETPHPIINDQCAEFNYTNEGGVYGTTRLLKNIAGLWLVQECRRIWKQGGHEYGYSDLVRMSQEATPLASFVNPDHPDFAAPQDMPAQLRDFCQRTGQTVPESDGAVIRCVLESLAMRYRVVHRKLQDLTGTKIDTIHIVGGGTQNQLLCQMAADACNCQVVSGPVEATAIGNLMLQAVAAGDIGSLAEGREVIRNSFPVVTYEPKNPTMWDDAFPRFERVTEAN; encoded by the coding sequence ATGTCTAACAAGACCTATCTCGCCGTCGACCTGGGCGCTTCCAGTGGTCGAGTTCTCGGTGGCCGATTCGATGGTACCAAGCTGGAACTGGAAGAAATCCATCGCTTTGAGAACGGCCCCGTCGCCTTCGCTGGGCATTTGCACTGGGATCTTTTAAAGCTCTGGCAGAACATCAAGGACGGTCTGACCGCCGCCGGCACCAAGTTTGGCCGTGATATCAGCAGCATCGGGGTCGATACGTGGGGGGTCGACTTTGCCCTGTTGGGAAACAATGACGAACTGCTAGGTAACCCGTATCATTACCGCGATCCCCGCACCAACGGCATCTTCGACCGAGCATTTGCCAAGGTCAGCCGCGAAGAGATCTTTGCCGAGACAGGTCTCCAGTTCATGGAGATCAACACGCTTTACCAGTTGATCGCCATGCGGGAATCGAACAGTTCGATTCTCGACTCAGCGAAAAGTTTCCTCATGATGCCTGACATGTTCCACTGGCTGCTGACCGGGGAAAAGGGCAACGAGCTGACCAACGCCACCACGACCCAGCTATTCAACCCGGTCACCAAGCAGTGGTCGCAGAAGCTGATCGACGGCTTCAACCTGCCAGGGCACATCTTCGGAGAGATCGTCGACCCAGGCACCGTCGTCGGTCCACTGCGTGAAACGGTGCTCGAGCAAATTGGCTTGAGCGGCACGAAGGTCGTCCGTCCTGGTACGCACGATACGGCATCGGCCGTGGTGGCCGTCCCTGCGAAGAGCTCGCCCGGTCAGATGCCCAACTGGTGCTATATCTCCAGCGGTACCTGGTCGCTGATGGGGGTCGAAACGCCGCATCCGATCATCAACGACCAGTGTGCCGAGTTTAACTACACCAACGAAGGGGGCGTCTACGGGACAACGCGTCTGCTCAAGAACATTGCTGGACTGTGGCTGGTGCAGGAATGCCGCCGCATTTGGAAGCAAGGCGGACACGAGTACGGCTATTCCGACCTGGTGCGTATGTCGCAGGAAGCCACCCCATTGGCTTCGTTTGTGAACCCAGACCATCCCGACTTTGCCGCTCCGCAAGATATGCCGGCTCAGCTTCGCGACTTCTGCCAGCGAACGGGACAAACGGTCCCTGAATCGGACGGGGCCGTCATTCGCTGCGTGCTGGAAAGCCTGGCCATGCGATACCGCGTGGTGCATCGCAAGCTGCAAGATCTGACCGGCACCAAGATCGACACGATCCACATCGTCGGCGGTGGTACGCAGAATCAGTTGCTGTGCCAGATGGCTGCCGATGCCTGCAATTGCCAAGTTGTCAGCGGGCCAGTTGAAGCAACGGCAATTGGTAACCTAATGCTGCAGGCTGTCGCCGCCGGCGACATCGGTAGCTTGGCCGAGGGACGCGAAGTGATTCGCAACAGCTTCCCGGTCGTGACCTACGAGCCAAAGAACCCGACGATGTGGGACGACGCGTTCCCGCGGTTTGAGCGAGTCACCGAGGCCAATTGA
- a CDS encoding phosphoadenylyl-sulfate reductase: MSVTSLTSVVPIEVNAMSAGEVTPEQQTTSEMLQPTPELMAELAEASARLETATPEEIIRWGAERFGLKLTMGTAFGPEGCVILYLLSQVAPKTPVFNLDTGYQFQETLDVRDQIREKFGIDVELLKPEHTVEEYEQIHGGPLYKTNPTQCCFDRKIKVLKRGAEGKHAWISAIRRDQSEDRAKASIVGWDKKFGLVKINPLANQTKAWVWRMITEHGVPYNVLHDQGYTSVGCWPCTRAVLAGEDERAGRWSGTAKTECGLHTMEDDSPNA, encoded by the coding sequence ATGTCAGTAACTAGCCTTACCTCGGTGGTCCCGATTGAAGTGAATGCCATGTCGGCCGGTGAAGTAACTCCAGAACAGCAAACAACTTCCGAAATGCTTCAGCCCACGCCAGAGCTCATGGCCGAGTTGGCTGAGGCCTCGGCACGGCTGGAAACGGCCACCCCGGAAGAGATCATCCGGTGGGGAGCCGAACGCTTCGGCCTCAAACTCACCATGGGAACCGCCTTCGGGCCGGAAGGGTGTGTAATTCTTTACCTCCTTTCCCAGGTTGCCCCCAAGACCCCGGTTTTCAACCTCGATACGGGCTACCAGTTCCAGGAAACGCTCGACGTTCGTGACCAGATTCGCGAGAAGTTCGGCATCGACGTCGAGCTGCTGAAGCCGGAACACACGGTCGAAGAGTACGAGCAGATCCACGGAGGCCCGCTCTACAAAACGAATCCCACACAGTGCTGCTTCGATCGCAAGATCAAAGTCCTCAAGCGCGGTGCTGAAGGCAAGCATGCCTGGATCAGTGCGATTCGCCGCGATCAAAGCGAAGACCGAGCCAAGGCCAGCATTGTCGGCTGGGATAAGAAGTTCGGCCTGGTGAAGATCAACCCGCTGGCCAACCAGACCAAGGCGTGGGTCTGGCGAATGATCACCGAACATGGTGTTCCGTACAACGTGCTGCACGACCAAGGCTACACCAGCGTCGGCTGCTGGCCGTGCACTCGTGCGGTGCTCGCCGGCGAAGATGAACGTGCTGGTCGCTGGAGCGGTACGGCCAAGACCGAGTGCGGTTTGCACACGATGGAAGACGATAGCCCCAACGCGTAG